One Benincasa hispida cultivar B227 chromosome 5, ASM972705v1, whole genome shotgun sequence genomic window carries:
- the LOC120077427 gene encoding uncharacterized GPI-anchored protein At3g06035-like, protein MGERFLDSNAPLKLTSGIINLKIDDEEDNLLQGLNSYRQAQNLPPLTKNAKADCIANEIADDAEDQPCTVTTAKSNVVASRPSQITKYLNDSRFVGAGLGKEDDWMVVVLTTGANTGSFEGSGAGLVVVSIWGWVVLVVLGFLIGDFVRL, encoded by the exons ATGGGAGAGAGATTCTTGGATTCAAATGCCCCCTTAAAGTTAACCAGTGGAATCATCAATCTCAAAATTGATG ATGAAGAAGACAACCTTCTCCAAGGCTTAAACAGCTACCGACAAGCACAGAACCTCCCGCCGCTCACAAAGAATGCAAAAGCCGACTGCATTGCAAACGAGATCGCCGACGATGCAGAAGATCAGCCCTGTACTGTCACCACCGCCAAATCAAACGTCGTTGCAAGCCGACCGTCACAGATCACGAAGTATTTGAACGATTCGAGGTTCGTCGGGGCCGGACTGGGCAAGGAGGATGACTGGATGGTGGTGGTTCTGACCACCGGAGCGAATACCGGGAGCTTTGAAGGATCGGGGGCGGGGTTGGTGGTGGTTTCGATTTGGGGATGGGTTGTGTTGGTTGTGTTAGGGTTTCTGATTGGGGATTTTGTGAGATTGTAA